GCCAGCCAGAGCTGTACAGAAGAAGGTAGTACCAGCCAGAGCTGTACAGAGGAAGGTAGTGCCAACCAGAGCTGTAGAGAGGAAGGTAGTGCCAGCCAGAGCTGTACAGAGGAAGGTAGTGCCAGCCAGAGCTGTACAGAGAAAGGTAGTGCCAGCCAGAGCTGTACAGAGGAAGGTAGTGCCAGCCAGAGCTGTCCAGAGGAAGGTAGTGCCAACCAGAGCTGTAGAGAGGAAGGTAGTGCCAGCCAGAGCTGTAGAGAGGAAGGTAGTGCCAACCAGAGCTGTAGAGAGGAAGGTAGTGCCAGCCAGAGCTGTAGAGAGGAAGGTAGTGCCAACCAGAGCTGTAGAGAGGAAGGTAGTGCCAGCCAGAGCGGTAGAGAGGAAGGTAGTACCAGCCAGAGCGGTAGAGGAAGGTAGCATGGGAGTCAATTAGCTACAGGTTGAAACAAGGTGTCAAGTAAAATAATGGTCTAGCTTTTTAACAAGCAGCGTGTCAGCCAGCCTAGCTTCCAGTCAAGGTGACGTCATCGTGTATAATACTTGCGTGTCAGCCAGCCTAGCTTCCAGTCAAGGTGACGTCATCGTATAATACTTGCGTGTCAGCCAGCCTAGCCTCCAGTCAAGGTGACGTCATCGTGTATAATACTTGCGTGTCAGCCAGTCTAGCTTCCAGTCAATGTGACGTCATCGTGTATAATACTTGCGTGTCAGCCAGCCTAGCTTCTAGTCAAGGTGACGTCATCGTGTATAATACTTAGTGCAGTGACATCAGAAGGAGCATATTCTCGACAGGgtgttgtgtgtgagtgacagTGTACATGTGTGACGTTGAGTTGAGTGATTATGCATGCACATAATTATCTAGGAAACTGAGGtcgcataacacacacacacacacacacacacaatcacacacacacacacacacacacacacacacacacacacacacacacacacacaaacgcacacacatacacacacacacaaacaaacacacacacatgcacacacacacaaacacacacacacacacacacacacacaaacacacacacacacacacacacacacacacacacacacacacacacacactacactgaGTCAGAAGAGACTCTACAATTATAACTACATCAGGCACGATAATATATTTGACAGGCTCACAAGTAACACCAGCCGTCTTGCCATCACGGAATGCTATCGTACTGTTAAAAGCGTTTCACCTTGCCCTATACATTGTGTCTTGCCATCACGGAATGCTATCGTACTGTTAAAAGCGTTTCACCTTGCCCTATACATTGTGTCTTGCCATCACGGAATGCTATCGTACTGTTAAAAGCGTTTCACCTTGCCCTATACATTGTGTCTTGCCATCACGGAATGCTATCGTACTGTTAAAAGCGTTTCACCTTGCCCTATACATTGTGTCTTGCCATCACGGAATGCTATCGTACTGTTAAA
This genomic interval from Littorina saxatilis isolate snail1 unplaced genomic scaffold, US_GU_Lsax_2.0 scaffold_2075, whole genome shotgun sequence contains the following:
- the LOC138957817 gene encoding uncharacterized protein, with the protein product SASQSCREEGSASQSCREEGSASQSCREEGSASQSCTEEGSASQSCREEGSASQSCTEEGSASQSCTEEGSASQSCTEEGSTSQSCTEEGSANQSCREEGSASQSCTEEGSASQSCTEKGSASQSCTEEGSASQSCPEEGSANQSCREEGSASQSCREEGSANQSCREEGSASQSCREEGSANQSCREEGSASQSGREE